A genomic stretch from Fodinibius salinus includes:
- a CDS encoding reverse transcriptase family protein, which produces MVQSPKRLAFLLGIDLKKLRKVSKQIDKYYYEDKELKRDEDGNPRCKNGEKVFRTLHPSTGLLKHIQNRIQTVLLQKIDFPENIQGGIKGKSNITNAKEHKGKKYFLCTDLKKYYPSVDHDLVYEAFLRYDFSHDVSHLLTRLTTYKYSLPQGTPTSPYLANLVFSKYDEQIISKCEQIGLLYTRYVDDIAISSNYNFKKKVPNLLEVIRRSPFQINHEKTFYKIGPTLITGIITKNNELEVRDDQIKKYESESLTKEQKKGLREYFSQVRNS; this is translated from the coding sequence ATGGTACAAAGTCCTAAGAGATTAGCATTTCTTCTCGGAATAGATCTCAAGAAACTAAGAAAAGTTTCAAAGCAAATTGACAAATACTACTATGAGGATAAGGAATTAAAAAGGGATGAAGACGGAAATCCTCGTTGTAAAAATGGAGAGAAAGTATTCAGGACTTTACATCCAAGTACTGGATTATTAAAGCATATTCAAAATAGAATACAGACAGTACTGCTGCAGAAGATTGACTTCCCAGAGAATATCCAGGGAGGTATAAAGGGAAAAAGCAATATCACTAATGCAAAAGAACATAAAGGGAAGAAATATTTCTTATGTACTGACCTAAAGAAGTATTATCCTTCTGTTGATCATGACTTAGTGTATGAAGCCTTTTTGCGCTATGATTTTTCTCATGATGTGAGTCATTTACTTACTAGGCTGACTACTTACAAATATAGTCTCCCACAAGGAACGCCCACTAGTCCATATCTAGCCAACCTAGTTTTTTCTAAGTATGACGAACAAATTATTTCAAAGTGTGAGCAAATTGGGCTTTTGTACACACGATACGTAGATGATATTGCAATTTCCAGCAATTATAACTTTAAAAAGAAGGTGCCAAATCTCCTTGAAGTTATTCGACGCTCTCCTTTTCAGATCAACCATGAAAAAACGTTTTATAAAATTGGTCCTACTCTAATTACAGGTATCATTACCAAAAATAACGAGCTGGAAGTCAGAGATGATCAAATAAAGAAGTATGAAAGTGAGTCCCTTACAAAAGAACAAAAAAAAGGATTAAGAGAATATTTCAGTCAAGTGAGAAATAGTTAG
- a CDS encoding DUF4268 domain-containing protein, with amino-acid sequence MKERFVHRQKYWKRLLDYASEKTNLHSNISPGKYSWVGTSSGVVRLSYNYIIKKHEARVELYIDKGKKAHEENERIYNELLDQKEKIQEAFGSQLSWEKLESERACRIAKYIKTGGYSDEEKWDNIIEETVDIV; translated from the coding sequence CTGAAAGAAAGATTTGTACACAGGCAAAAATACTGGAAAAGGCTTCTTGATTATGCTTCTGAGAAAACTAATCTGCACTCAAATATTTCCCCAGGAAAATATAGTTGGGTAGGAACCTCGTCAGGAGTAGTCAGACTTAGTTATAACTACATCATAAAAAAGCATGAAGCCCGAGTTGAACTATACATTGACAAAGGGAAAAAGGCCCATGAGGAGAATGAAAGAATATATAACGAACTACTAGATCAAAAAGAGAAAATTCAAGAAGCTTTTGGGAGCCAGCTATCTTGGGAGAAATTAGAAAGTGAGAGAGCCTGTAGAATCGCCAAGTATATTAAAACAGGCGGTTATTCGGATGAAGAAAAATGGGATAATATTATTGAGGAAACAGTGGATATAGTATGA
- a CDS encoding acetyl-CoA hydrolase/transferase family protein: MSYQDNFTTAEEAVKLIQSGDRVFIHSVAAAPQPLINAMTQRAPELEDVEIVHLHTEGEAPYVKPEYSDTFHTNALFVGANVRKAVNQGSADYLPIFLSEVPGLFRQGIMPIDMALVQVSPPDKHGYCSLGVSVDATRAALQEAEKAIALVNPNMPRTHGDGIFHASRFNALVETDEPLHELTIPEPNDIEKKIGQHCAELVDDGATLQMGIGAIPNAVLDSLDGHKDLGIHTEMFSDGVIDLVEKGVITNKKKAKHPEKIVAGFVMGSRRLYDFVDDNPMLAMLDIAYVNDTAVIRKNPKVTAINSAVEVDITGQVCADSIGTYHYSGVGGQMDFIRGASLSEGGKPIIALPSTTGKGESKIVPHLKQGAGVVTTRAHVHYVVTEYGIANLYGKNLRERAHALIEIAHPDHREGLEKTVKERFHHF, translated from the coding sequence ATGTCATATCAAGATAACTTTACTACGGCTGAAGAAGCTGTTAAACTGATACAATCCGGAGATCGAGTGTTTATTCATAGTGTTGCCGCCGCTCCACAACCGCTCATTAATGCGATGACCCAGCGGGCACCGGAACTCGAAGATGTGGAGATCGTGCACCTGCATACCGAGGGAGAGGCACCTTACGTCAAGCCGGAATACAGCGACACATTTCACACCAATGCACTGTTTGTAGGTGCCAACGTGCGTAAGGCGGTTAATCAGGGCAGTGCCGATTACCTTCCGATATTTCTTAGTGAGGTGCCCGGTCTTTTTCGGCAGGGCATTATGCCGATTGATATGGCACTTGTTCAGGTTTCCCCGCCAGATAAACACGGCTACTGCTCGCTGGGTGTTTCGGTTGACGCCACACGTGCAGCTCTGCAGGAGGCGGAAAAGGCCATTGCGCTGGTGAATCCCAATATGCCGAGAACCCACGGGGATGGCATCTTCCACGCCAGCCGATTTAATGCGCTCGTTGAGACTGATGAGCCGCTGCATGAGCTCACCATTCCCGAGCCCAATGACATTGAAAAAAAGATCGGCCAGCATTGTGCCGAGCTGGTAGATGACGGGGCCACTCTGCAGATGGGGATTGGAGCGATCCCCAATGCGGTGCTGGATTCCCTCGACGGTCATAAGGATCTGGGTATCCACACGGAGATGTTTTCTGATGGAGTGATTGACTTGGTGGAAAAAGGCGTCATAACGAACAAAAAGAAAGCCAAACATCCCGAAAAAATTGTCGCCGGATTTGTGATGGGCAGTCGCCGCCTCTATGATTTTGTGGATGACAATCCAATGCTTGCCATGCTCGATATCGCTTATGTCAACGACACGGCGGTGATTCGTAAAAATCCCAAAGTAACGGCTATTAACAGTGCTGTGGAAGTCGATATCACGGGACAGGTTTGTGCCGACTCAATTGGAACCTATCATTACTCGGGCGTAGGTGGACAGATGGATTTCATTCGCGGAGCGTCGCTCAGTGAAGGTGGCAAGCCAATTATTGCGCTGCCCTCAACCACTGGCAAAGGGGAAAGTAAAATAGTGCCGCATCTGAAGCAGGGTGCAGGAGTTGTCACCACCCGCGCACATGTCCATTATGTGGTCACAGAATATGGCATCGCAAATCTGTACGGCAAGAATCTCCGTGAGCGAGCGCATGCATTGATTGAGATTGCTCATCCTGACCACAGAGAGGGATTGGAAAAAACCGTTAAAGAACGATTCCATCACTTTTAA
- a CDS encoding RluA family pseudouridine synthase, translating into MGSQQAEKFKEYHLEVPEDENSGTRLDKYLAAAIDDTSRTKIQKAIEKELITVNGESRKSSYNIEVGDVIDVNLPIPKPPEAKAEDIPLDIVYEDEDLLVINKSVDMVVHPAPGNWSGTLVNALMWHTDKLSDPDSDMIRPGIVHRLDKDTSGLLVVAKNDATHRTLSSYFQTKDIERTYWAIVWGTPDEKEGTITGNIGRSPNNRKKMAVLPDGNGKSATTHYKVLEYFDHLTLLELTLETGRTHQIRVHLADNNLWVFGDPKYGGDSVRYGTNTGSRRQMFNNLFKLLQRQCLHAKTLGFEHPTTGKMMEFDSALPDDFKQVLQMLRQNCQPEHIY; encoded by the coding sequence ATGGGATCCCAACAAGCCGAGAAGTTCAAAGAATACCATCTGGAAGTTCCTGAGGATGAAAACTCCGGCACCCGGCTCGATAAATACCTGGCCGCCGCTATTGACGATACCTCACGTACCAAGATTCAAAAAGCTATCGAAAAAGAACTTATTACCGTTAACGGTGAATCCCGAAAATCATCTTACAATATTGAAGTCGGCGATGTTATTGACGTTAATTTGCCGATCCCCAAGCCGCCGGAAGCAAAGGCCGAGGACATTCCGCTAGATATTGTATATGAAGACGAGGATCTGCTTGTCATCAACAAAAGTGTCGATATGGTCGTCCATCCCGCGCCGGGCAACTGGTCGGGCACGCTCGTCAACGCACTGATGTGGCATACCGATAAGCTTTCGGATCCTGATTCGGATATGATTCGTCCCGGTATTGTGCACCGACTTGATAAGGATACTAGCGGATTGCTGGTGGTTGCTAAAAATGATGCGACCCATCGCACGCTCAGCAGCTATTTTCAAACCAAGGATATTGAACGCACGTATTGGGCCATTGTATGGGGAACACCTGATGAAAAAGAGGGTACCATCACCGGCAATATCGGGCGCAGCCCCAACAACCGAAAAAAGATGGCAGTACTCCCAGACGGCAACGGTAAATCAGCAACTACACATTATAAGGTACTTGAATATTTTGATCATCTGACACTGCTGGAACTTACTCTTGAAACGGGGCGAACACACCAAATTCGTGTACACCTTGCGGATAACAACCTCTGGGTCTTCGGGGACCCGAAATACGGTGGGGATTCCGTACGCTATGGTACCAATACCGGCAGCCGGCGACAAATGTTTAACAACTTGTTCAAGTTACTGCAGCGGCAGTGCCTGCACGCCAAAACGCTGGGATTTGAACACCCTACAACGGGAAAAATGATGGAGTTTGACTCTGCCCTGCCCGACGATTTCAAGCAGGTACTGCAGATGCTGAGACAGAACTGCCAACCCGAACATATCTACTGA
- the recN gene encoding DNA repair protein RecN: MIQSLYIKDFALIDELEVSFQEGLNILTGQTGAGKSIIIGALNMILGERADTNVIRQGADKAIAEAIIETGENEEIRQILEENAVTMRSEMILRREIRSSGSRGFINDTPVTISVLRQVGNYLVDLHGQHDHQMLLKEENHRSVIDGFADVQPALEAYKKSYHQMVELRKELRSLREREEELEEKVELYRFQVKELEDADLDPNEEEELEEEMHLLDNAEELDQKAAAIAEIGAADDVNVMELLNQIKLHLEDLARIEPDFEGYREEISSARISIQETIQFAERYRSKIEFNPNRLEELRQRQNKLNSLQKKYHRSIPELIDYLHEIKKELSLAENFDLEIEQQEEKIKDQADELSKKAKDLHQAREKVGQALSKQIENELNNLGIAHADFEVRVDWMIASEEQGWVTVDGQPVSCTEHGCDEIRLYISTNKGEEPKPLAKIASGGEISRVMLALKSIIAREQSLPVMVFDEIDTGISGEVSEKVGRTMRRLSDRCQIVAITHQPQIASQAHKHYKVKKVERDNRTVSQIIPLSENEHVTEVATLMSGEDITDAALESAKELINKNTFSN, from the coding sequence ATGATACAATCCCTTTACATAAAAGATTTTGCACTGATCGATGAACTGGAGGTCTCTTTTCAGGAGGGGCTCAACATCCTGACAGGTCAGACTGGCGCGGGGAAATCCATTATTATCGGCGCCCTAAATATGATTTTAGGCGAACGGGCCGATACCAATGTGATTCGTCAAGGTGCAGATAAAGCGATCGCTGAGGCCATTATCGAAACCGGTGAAAATGAGGAGATCCGGCAGATCCTGGAAGAAAATGCGGTAACGATGCGATCGGAAATGATTTTACGGCGCGAAATTCGCTCATCCGGAAGCCGTGGATTTATCAATGATACGCCGGTGACCATTTCGGTGCTCCGGCAAGTAGGCAATTACTTGGTGGACCTGCACGGTCAGCATGATCACCAGATGTTGCTGAAGGAGGAGAACCATCGGTCGGTGATTGATGGTTTTGCGGATGTTCAGCCGGCTTTGGAAGCCTACAAAAAGTCATATCATCAGATGGTAGAGCTTCGCAAAGAGCTGCGATCACTGCGAGAGCGGGAAGAAGAGCTAGAGGAAAAGGTAGAGCTGTATCGTTTTCAGGTGAAAGAGCTTGAAGACGCTGACCTGGATCCCAATGAAGAAGAGGAGCTCGAAGAAGAAATGCATCTGCTGGATAATGCCGAAGAGCTGGATCAAAAAGCAGCAGCGATAGCAGAGATAGGAGCGGCTGATGATGTAAATGTGATGGAACTGCTGAATCAAATTAAGCTACACCTGGAGGATCTTGCCCGCATTGAGCCTGATTTTGAGGGATATCGCGAAGAAATTTCATCAGCACGTATTAGTATCCAGGAAACGATACAATTTGCGGAACGGTATCGGAGTAAGATTGAGTTTAATCCCAATCGGTTAGAGGAGCTTCGACAGCGTCAAAATAAGTTGAACAGCCTCCAAAAAAAGTATCACCGTAGCATCCCCGAGCTGATAGATTATCTGCATGAAATTAAGAAAGAACTGAGCCTGGCTGAGAATTTTGATCTGGAAATCGAGCAGCAGGAAGAAAAAATTAAGGATCAGGCCGATGAGCTTTCAAAGAAGGCAAAAGATTTGCACCAGGCCAGGGAAAAAGTGGGGCAGGCATTGTCTAAACAAATTGAGAATGAGCTCAACAATTTAGGTATTGCGCACGCTGATTTTGAGGTGCGTGTGGACTGGATGATTGCATCCGAAGAGCAGGGGTGGGTAACCGTTGACGGTCAGCCAGTGAGTTGTACCGAGCACGGTTGCGATGAAATTCGACTTTATATTTCTACGAATAAAGGTGAAGAGCCCAAACCATTGGCCAAGATTGCTTCCGGCGGAGAAATCAGTCGCGTGATGTTGGCCCTAAAATCTATTATTGCCCGCGAGCAGAGTTTGCCAGTGATGGTTTTCGATGAGATTGATACCGGCATCAGCGGTGAGGTATCAGAAAAGGTGGGCCGCACGATGCGACGGTTGTCTGATCGGTGCCAGATTGTGGCTATTACGCATCAGCCGCAGATTGCCAGCCAGGCCCATAAGCATTATAAAGTGAAGAAAGTGGAACGGGATAATCGAACGGTCTCACAAATTATTCCATTAAGTGAAAATGAGCATGTAACCGAAGTGGCTACGCTGATGAGCGGTGAGGATATTACGGATGCCGCTTTGGAAAGTGCAAAAGAACTAATTAATAAAAATACTTTTTCAAATTAA
- a CDS encoding rhodanese-like domain-containing protein, translated as MGKHHSDRFVTLVDDAKTRIEEINPEEVKQKFDAGDDFVLVDVREQDEWGKSHIAGAEYLGRGIIERDIEEEYPDVDQEIILYCGGGYRSALAADNLQKMGYNNVKSLAGGFRSWIEAGLPINK; from the coding sequence ATGGGAAAACATCACTCTGATCGATTTGTAACGCTTGTTGACGATGCCAAGACCCGCATTGAAGAAATAAATCCCGAGGAAGTGAAGCAGAAATTTGATGCCGGCGACGATTTTGTTCTGGTGGATGTACGTGAGCAGGATGAATGGGGGAAGTCCCATATCGCCGGAGCAGAATACTTGGGGAGGGGTATTATTGAACGGGATATTGAGGAAGAATATCCCGATGTAGATCAAGAGATCATATTGTATTGCGGCGGCGGCTATCGATCGGCATTGGCGGCCGACAACCTGCAAAAAATGGGTTATAATAACGTTAAATCTCTGGCTGGTGGATTCCGTTCCTGGATCGAAGCCGGACTACCGATCAACAAATAA
- a CDS encoding cupredoxin domain-containing protein, which translates to MTIDTHQHSLLAFTVVALLIVVGGCSNSTDSENDPSVTFDSGTISPNGTYSYTFENEGEVEYYCELHKPDMQGKITVTSSANSTDPDTVLMSNNQFQPQQLSVTPNTKVVWVNQESHNHTVVTGNPSTGGGGGGGGGGGGDY; encoded by the coding sequence ATGACTATTGATACCCATCAGCACAGTTTGTTAGCATTCACAGTTGTTGCGCTGCTAATTGTTGTAGGGGGATGTAGTAATTCCACCGACAGCGAAAATGATCCCTCGGTCACTTTTGACAGTGGGACTATCAGTCCAAATGGCACATACAGCTATACATTCGAAAATGAAGGGGAAGTAGAATATTATTGCGAGCTTCATAAACCGGATATGCAAGGTAAAATTACCGTTACCTCCAGTGCTAATAGTACAGATCCGGATACCGTATTGATGAGTAATAACCAATTTCAGCCTCAACAACTTTCTGTTACTCCCAATACCAAAGTGGTTTGGGTGAATCAAGAAAGCCATAACCATACTGTTGTAACCGGGAATCCTTCCACCGGCGGAGGCGGTGGTGGCGGGGGAGGTGGAGGCGGAGACTATTAA
- a CDS encoding FAD-binding and (Fe-S)-binding domain-containing protein: MDNTDVSPKIHTDDQTRRLYANDASSYEELPKGVAFPSSTQDIVAIVKQAQKEGESITPRGAGTSLAGQTTGEGIVIDVGRHMNSIQQINSEQQWAQVQPGVIRDSLNRETDQYNLEFGPDTATTNRCMLGGMIGNNSCGIFSIKHKTTREHILEIDAVLSDGSRATFKPLTQQELAKKQKLDTLEGYIYREIISLIRENRDQILEHYPHPDIIRRNTGYALDRLCEMQPFVPDGRKFNMAELLCGSEGTLAMTTSAKVNLVPQDPESVIVVPHFSSIRKALEATSEVVKMDPAAAELVDHIILNATKDNIEQRKNRFFLDGEPHCILIIQFDGNDQQKLIRKAQKMARHLQEQSLSNSAPIITDDKKKERVWNLRKAGLGLLMGLGSEGRTPSFCEDTAVRVSDLPDYIDDFQQILDRHDTNCVFYAHASVGELHLRPQIDLQQPEGIQKMKTMAGEIAELVCSYCGSLSGEHGDGRARAPYIEKVLGSEMMPLLKRVKQIWDTHGIFNYGKITSPKPLEEDLRYSPSYQKPEIDTQFNWRKEDSFGNALELCNGAGVCRKLSDSGGTMCPSYMATKEEKDSTRGRANLFRQLFSGKQQEAFQSEELKDALDLCLSCKACKSECPANVDMARMKAEFTQGWHNKHGISLGERFFAQAAKLYPLANLFPNLSNWIIKQPVVKELLQQFLGIDKRRNLPQFAEETFMDWFNTRPTTNPAAGEEVVLLIDIFTNYHEPHIGKAAVQFLEFYGYKVTVPDFHEVGRPQISKGMLTHAKNILNQNLPKLTSFADRGLPIIGLEPSEILTLRDEYIDLCDDDQLEQAQFVADHSFTFEEFAAEILNKNNQPSSSPKKEKVYIHGHCHTKSLIGNSAIKKLLTRAGFQPIVLDTGCCGMAGSFGYEEDHYDVSMDIGKLRLFPALHNLPEDTTICAPGFSCRHQIMDGTGRTASHPAEILMD, from the coding sequence ATGGATAACACTGATGTATCGCCCAAGATCCACACAGATGACCAAACACGCCGGCTGTATGCCAATGATGCCTCCAGTTACGAAGAACTCCCAAAAGGCGTAGCCTTTCCCTCTTCCACACAAGATATTGTTGCTATCGTCAAGCAGGCTCAAAAAGAGGGGGAATCCATTACTCCACGGGGAGCCGGTACCAGCCTGGCAGGTCAAACAACCGGTGAAGGCATCGTCATAGATGTGGGACGGCACATGAACAGTATCCAACAAATTAATAGCGAACAACAGTGGGCGCAGGTGCAACCGGGTGTTATTCGGGATTCATTAAACCGTGAAACTGATCAGTACAACCTCGAGTTTGGACCTGATACAGCCACCACCAATCGCTGCATGCTGGGTGGGATGATTGGCAACAATTCTTGCGGCATTTTCTCCATCAAGCATAAAACCACACGGGAACATATCCTCGAAATTGACGCCGTGCTGAGCGACGGCTCTCGCGCCACTTTTAAACCACTGACACAACAGGAGCTAGCAAAAAAACAAAAACTTGACACGCTCGAAGGTTATATCTATCGCGAAATCATTTCTTTGATTCGCGAAAATCGAGACCAAATCCTCGAGCATTATCCACATCCCGATATCATCCGCCGTAATACCGGCTATGCCCTTGACCGCCTATGTGAGATGCAACCCTTTGTGCCCGATGGAAGAAAATTTAACATGGCTGAGCTACTCTGCGGCAGTGAAGGTACACTAGCCATGACCACATCAGCTAAAGTAAATCTCGTTCCTCAGGATCCCGAATCCGTCATTGTGGTGCCCCACTTCTCCTCCATCCGCAAAGCGCTGGAAGCCACTTCCGAAGTCGTTAAAATGGATCCCGCTGCAGCCGAGCTTGTTGATCACATTATCCTGAATGCCACTAAAGATAATATTGAGCAGCGCAAAAATCGTTTCTTTTTGGATGGAGAACCACACTGTATTTTAATCATCCAATTTGACGGCAATGATCAGCAGAAGCTGATTCGCAAGGCCCAAAAAATGGCCCGTCATTTACAAGAACAATCACTAAGTAATTCAGCTCCCATTATCACAGATGATAAAAAGAAAGAGCGGGTCTGGAACCTCAGAAAGGCAGGACTCGGCTTACTCATGGGACTCGGTTCTGAAGGACGAACACCCTCGTTTTGTGAAGATACCGCTGTCCGCGTGTCCGACCTTCCCGACTACATCGACGACTTTCAACAAATTTTAGATCGGCATGATACCAACTGCGTATTCTATGCTCACGCCTCAGTAGGAGAACTACACCTTCGTCCCCAGATTGATCTTCAGCAACCCGAGGGTATCCAGAAGATGAAAACAATGGCCGGTGAGATTGCAGAACTGGTTTGCAGCTATTGCGGGTCACTTTCGGGAGAGCACGGCGACGGGCGGGCACGGGCACCTTATATTGAGAAAGTGCTCGGTTCCGAAATGATGCCACTGCTCAAAAGAGTAAAACAAATTTGGGATACGCACGGTATTTTCAACTACGGGAAAATTACCAGTCCCAAACCATTAGAAGAAGACCTGCGGTATTCCCCCTCCTATCAAAAACCTGAGATAGACACCCAGTTCAACTGGCGCAAGGAAGATAGTTTTGGCAACGCATTGGAGCTTTGCAATGGCGCGGGGGTATGCCGCAAGCTTTCCGACAGCGGTGGTACCATGTGTCCCAGCTATATGGCTACCAAAGAGGAAAAGGACTCTACCCGGGGACGTGCAAATCTATTTCGACAACTTTTTTCAGGCAAACAACAAGAGGCTTTCCAATCCGAAGAGCTGAAGGATGCACTGGACCTTTGCCTAAGTTGCAAAGCCTGTAAAAGCGAATGTCCTGCCAATGTGGATATGGCACGAATGAAAGCCGAATTCACTCAAGGCTGGCACAACAAACACGGCATTTCACTGGGTGAACGATTTTTCGCTCAAGCCGCAAAATTGTATCCTCTGGCCAACCTGTTTCCCAATCTGTCCAACTGGATAATAAAACAGCCAGTCGTTAAAGAATTACTGCAGCAATTTTTGGGGATCGACAAACGCCGTAACCTACCGCAGTTTGCCGAAGAAACCTTTATGGATTGGTTTAACACTCGTCCCACAACAAATCCAGCTGCCGGAGAAGAGGTCGTGCTGCTCATCGATATTTTTACTAATTATCATGAACCACATATTGGTAAAGCGGCAGTTCAGTTTTTAGAATTTTATGGATATAAGGTTACGGTACCTGATTTTCATGAAGTAGGCCGCCCGCAAATCTCAAAAGGTATGCTCACGCACGCCAAAAATATTCTCAACCAAAATTTGCCAAAGCTTACTTCTTTTGCTGATCGTGGGCTGCCTATTATCGGACTAGAACCTTCTGAAATTCTTACGCTGCGGGATGAGTATATTGATCTCTGTGACGACGATCAGCTAGAACAAGCCCAGTTTGTAGCCGACCACAGCTTTACGTTTGAAGAGTTTGCTGCCGAGATCCTCAATAAAAACAATCAGCCTTCATCATCCCCCAAAAAAGAAAAAGTATATATCCATGGACACTGCCATACCAAATCACTGATCGGGAATTCGGCCATAAAAAAGTTACTGACACGAGCCGGGTTCCAACCTATTGTTCTTGACACTGGCTGCTGTGGCATGGCAGGCAGCTTTGGCTATGAAGAAGATCATTATGACGTATCAATGGATATAGGCAAATTGCGTCTGTTCCCAGCTCTTCACAATCTGCCGGAAGATACTACTATCTGCGCACCTGGATTCTCTTGTCGCCATCAAATTATGGATGGCACCGGCCGAACAGCTTCCCATCCAGCTGAAATCCTGATGGATTAA
- the lhgO gene encoding L-2-hydroxyglutarate oxidase codes for MTYDFIIVGAGIVGLSTAYKLSESFPDLDILVLEKEDEVAAHQTGNNSGVIHSGIYYEPNSYRAKNCVEGRHQLVDFCRQYDVDHEICGKVIVATEEDDIPRLDNIFETGKINDIEGIKKISPQEVTEIEPYVTNSVKGIHVPCSGIVDYVGVCKKLRSLIEEKGNAVTCGQEVKKIDNSQKDLSVTTDKSSFSSRYLINCAGLYSDHVAETAGVFPDIQIVPFRGEYFELKPEAEHFVNGLIYPMPNPAFPFLGVHFTKMVSGAIECGPNAVFAFEREGYEKLSFNLNETIETLNFPGFQKLAQEHWKMGLDEWYRSFSKKAFVKGLQDLIPAIRPKHLKKSPSGVRAMALKPNGEILDDFHYETTKNEIHVLNAPSPAATAGLAIGDEILERAEQAFAL; via the coding sequence ATGACATACGATTTCATCATCGTTGGTGCCGGCATTGTCGGGCTATCTACGGCCTATAAATTATCCGAATCATTCCCCGACTTGGATATCCTCGTCCTCGAAAAAGAGGATGAAGTAGCAGCTCACCAAACGGGTAACAATTCGGGAGTCATCCACTCAGGTATCTACTACGAGCCCAACAGCTACCGCGCTAAAAACTGTGTGGAAGGTCGCCATCAGCTGGTTGATTTTTGCCGGCAATACGATGTAGATCATGAAATATGTGGAAAGGTTATTGTGGCTACCGAAGAAGATGACATCCCCCGCCTGGACAATATTTTTGAGACCGGCAAAATAAATGACATTGAAGGTATCAAAAAAATCAGTCCACAGGAAGTTACTGAAATTGAACCCTATGTAACGAACAGTGTAAAAGGTATTCACGTGCCCTGCTCCGGCATTGTTGACTACGTGGGTGTTTGTAAAAAACTACGGTCGCTTATCGAAGAAAAAGGAAATGCCGTAACATGTGGACAAGAGGTCAAAAAAATAGATAATTCACAAAAAGACCTTTCCGTTACTACCGATAAAAGCTCATTTTCAAGCCGATATTTGATTAACTGTGCAGGCCTGTATAGTGATCATGTAGCCGAAACAGCAGGAGTATTTCCGGATATTCAAATTGTACCTTTTCGGGGTGAGTACTTTGAGCTTAAACCCGAAGCCGAACATTTCGTGAACGGCTTAATTTACCCCATGCCCAATCCGGCTTTTCCCTTTTTGGGGGTCCACTTTACCAAAATGGTCAGCGGTGCTATCGAATGCGGTCCCAATGCTGTCTTTGCTTTTGAACGTGAGGGCTATGAAAAACTTTCCTTTAATCTGAACGAAACCATAGAAACGCTCAACTTTCCCGGCTTTCAAAAGCTAGCGCAAGAGCACTGGAAGATGGGGCTCGACGAGTGGTATCGTTCATTCTCCAAAAAAGCTTTTGTCAAAGGATTACAAGATTTGATTCCTGCCATTCGTCCCAAGCATCTCAAAAAATCACCCTCAGGCGTACGAGCCATGGCATTAAAGCCGAACGGTGAGATTCTGGACGATTTTCACTATGAAACGACCAAAAATGAGATCCACGTGCTCAATGCCCCAAGTCCTGCTGCCACAGCCGGGCTGGCTATAGGTGACGAGATTTTAGAACGGGCAGAACAAGCATTTGCTTTGTAG
- a CDS encoding TlpA family protein disulfide reductase encodes MYKNNFSRLLVVLLFSSLLGCNSSDESAKKNSSNSKTATEYVKTASFTDLQGNSVSFSDFKGKVVLIDFWETWCKPCIASFPTMQELQEEYPNKFQILAVTPGFTDTREDARSFAENHDYDFNFLIDSNNLHQKLGVRGIPHKVFVDTAGKVIKQSVGTSGAEEDYKKVKKIIEKHTDSTGEESET; translated from the coding sequence ATGTACAAAAATAATTTTTCAAGATTATTAGTAGTATTATTATTTAGTTCTCTTTTGGGATGTAATTCTTCTGACGAATCTGCAAAAAAGAATTCATCTAACTCTAAGACAGCTACCGAATACGTTAAGACGGCTTCCTTTACTGATCTGCAGGGTAATAGTGTATCTTTCTCAGATTTTAAAGGTAAGGTAGTGTTAATAGATTTCTGGGAAACTTGGTGTAAACCTTGTATTGCAAGCTTCCCTACGATGCAAGAGTTGCAGGAAGAGTACCCTAATAAGTTTCAAATCTTAGCGGTAACACCCGGCTTTACGGATACTCGTGAAGATGCTCGTTCTTTTGCTGAAAACCACGACTATGATTTTAATTTCCTGATAGATTCAAACAATTTACATCAAAAACTGGGTGTGCGAGGCATTCCACATAAAGTGTTTGTAGATACCGCCGGAAAGGTAATTAAACAATCCGTAGGAACTTCAGGCGCCGAAGAAGATTATAAAAAGGTTAAAAAAATTATTGAGAAACATACGGATTCGACAGGAGAGGAAAGTGAGACATGA